In Acropora muricata isolate sample 2 unplaced genomic scaffold, ASM3666990v1 scaffold_749, whole genome shotgun sequence, one genomic interval encodes:
- the LOC136907522 gene encoding uncharacterized protein KIAA1958-like produces MYTATKSFERFRQPKSVEDEKKSVDNAVPKSTAYKTKWSCKVFEEWKQNRLVKSCTLEPGGLFTTKDFEEGVQSLDTAITDMSGCSLNYWLSKFVQEVSNSSGERYPSRSLYSIICGLKRHLSDVNGSAALNPLEMSDRRFVTFRRVLDAEMKEATRMGVTLKTKGDEKEAVNNEEEELFWSKGLFGQSSARSLLNTVYFYNGKLFGLRASEHRSITLANIRVFDDFIKFEENVSKTFHGGICDLKYVPRSVTHICHSKGQSHERCLVELYRLYIGLCETFGKDISAFYFKPKPRTLGFYKVSVGINSLNKILPDLCSAVGIKKKTAHCLRVTCASRLFQSGVDEKLIRERTGHVSNALFKYEKASEDQAKHVSNILSADQSSYGNVKEEIKNEFPMNDKVEEKRVEKNFSIFEYVKFSDCEVNVFVNGLK; encoded by the exons ATGTATACCGCAACAAAGTCGTTTGAGAGATTTCGGCAGCCGAAAAGTGTGGAAGATGAGAAGAAAAGTGTTGATAACGCAGTACCGAAATCAACAGCTTACAAAACCAAATGGTCATGTAaggttttcgaggaatggaaacAGAATCGATTAGTGAAGTCCTGTACTTTGGAACCCGGCGGCCTTTTTACCACGAAAGACTTCGAAGAAGGAGTACAAAGTTTGGACACGGCCATTACAGATATGTCTGGATGCAGTCTCAACTACTGGCTGTCGAAGTTCGTTCAAGAAGTAAGCAATTCTTCTGGGGAGCGCTATCCTTCCCGTTCGTTGTACTCAATTATTTGCGGACTGAAGCGCCACCTTTCTGATGTAAATGGTAGTGCTGCATTGAATCCATTGGAGATGTCCGACCGACG GTTTGTGACATTTCGGCGTGTTTTGGATGCAGAAATGAAGGAAGCAACGCGAATGGGTgtgactttgaaaacaaaaggagaCGAGAAGGAGGCTGTAAAtaacgaagaagaagaactaTTTTGGTCGAAAGGACTATTTGGACAGTCATCAGCTAGGTCACTTCTAAACACTGTTTATTTTTATAATGGAAAGTTATTTGGGCTACGAGCTTCCGAGCATAGAAGTATCACTTTAGCAAATATAAGAGTTTTCGATGATTTTATCAAATTCGAGGAGAATGTTTCCAAAACTTTTCATGGTGGCATTTGTGATTTGAAATACGTTCCGCGTTCTGTGACACACATCTGTCACTCGAAAGGCCAGTCCCATGAGCGATGCCTTGTTGAGTTATATCGTTTATATATTGGTTTATGTGAAACATTTGGCAAAGATATCAGTGCTTTTTACTTCAAGCCTAAACCTCGAACATTAGGATTTTACAAGGTTTCGGTGGGGATAAACtcattgaataaaattttgccAGATTTGTGCAGCGCAGTTgggataaagaaaaaaacagcccATTGTCTTCGGGTTACATGTGCTTCTAGGTTATTCCAGAGTGGAGTAGACGAAAAACTCATCAGAGAACGTACTGGTCATGTATCTAATGCACTGTTCAAGTATGAAAAGGCCAGCGAAGATCAAGCTAAACATGTTTCTAACATTTTGAGCGCAGATCAAAGTAGTTATGGGAAcgttaaagaagaaattaagaacGAATTTCCAATGAATGACAAGGTTGAAGAAAAACGTGTAGAAAAGAATTTTTCTATTTTCGAATATGTCAAGTTTAGTGACTGTGAAgtaaatgtttttgtaaatggGCTCAAATAA
- the LOC136907551 gene encoding uncharacterized protein yields MGAILNDLSTSLPIYKYIDDCTIFEVVTPACATSTLQKEVDQINQWTVTNNMRLNTKKTKEFTICFAKSQVSLDPLVVNNQQLESVQSVKLLGVHIKCDLKWDLHVDSVCSKASKRLYALRTLKRSGVSAKDLRSVYVCFVRPVLEYACPVWHSSLTSSLHDDLEQIQRRATKIMLPSLSYNERLSELGLPTLHERRVELCRRFYKSVVRQHKSCLPQLSVHIH; encoded by the coding sequence ATGGGTGCAATTCTCAACGACTTGTCTACCTCCCTTCCTATTTATAAGTATATCGACGATTGCACCATCTTCGAGGTTGTCACTCCCGCATGTGCTACGTCTACTCTGCAGAAAGAGGTGGATCAAATAAACCAATGGACAGTTACCAACAACATGCGACTCAACACAAAGAAGACTAAGGAGTTCACTATCTGCTTTGCAAAAAGTCAAGTCTCCCTCGACCCCCTTGTTGTTAACAATCAACAACTTGAGTCTGTCCAATCAGTCAAGCTACTTGGAGTCCATATCAAGTGCGATCTTAAGTGGGATCTTCACGTCGATTCAGTTTGCTCGAAGGCTAGTAAGCGGTTGTACGCTTTAAGGACACTAAAACGAAGTGGTGTTTCTGCCAAGGACTTACGATCTGTCTACGTGTGCTTCGTGCGGCCCGTCCTTGAATATGCGTGCCCCGTGTGGCATTCCTCACTAACGTCCTCGCTACACGACgacctcgaacaaatccagcgCCGTGCAACCAAGATCATGTTACCTTCTCTGTCCTATAATGAGAGACTCTCGGAATTAGGTCTTCCAACCCTTCACGAGAGAAGAGTTGAACTGTGCCGCCGGTTTTACAAGTCCGTGGTTCGACAACATAAGTCCTGCCTTCCACAGTTGAGCGTCCATATTCATTGA